A single Anopheles funestus chromosome 2RL, idAnoFuneDA-416_04, whole genome shotgun sequence DNA region contains:
- the LOC125760509 gene encoding ribosome quality control complex subunit NEMF homolog has product MTKTRFNTYDVVCSVTELQKLIGMRVNQIYDIDNKTYLIRLARNEEKVVLLLESGLRFHTTSFEWPKNMAPSGFTMKMRKHLKNKRLESLQQLGVDRIVDFQFGTGEAAYHIILELYDRGNILLTDCDLRILNILRPHVEGEELRFAVREKYPKDRAKQDNGPPSMEQIKEAIEKAHPGDTLRTALNPILEYGASVIDHVLHKQGLFGCRIGGEVPADPALPKKVKKKQKNIAKEFSKVFNMDTDLAALMSAINDAENMLREAQKQPSPGYIIQKKEVKPTKEGEKEEYYFTNLEYQPYLYNQYQGEPVKAFDSFAIAVDEFYSSLESQKIDLKAFAQEREALKKLSNVKTDHAKRIEELTKVQLEDRKKAELITRNQDLVNKALLAVQSALAAQMSWTDIQDLVKAAQANKDPVASCIRQLKLEINHISLYLTDPYASLDEENSEDDDESEREDDEARLEPMVVDVDLALSAFANARRYYDQRRFAARKEQKTIESSSKALKNAERKTIQTLKDVRTQTTISKVRKVYWFEKFYWFVSSENYLVIGGRDQQQNELIVKRYMRPTDIYVHAEIQGASSVIIKNPAGGEIPPKTLLEAGTMAISYSVAWDAKVVTSAYWVRSEQVSKTAPTGEYLTTGSFMIRGRKNFLPPCHLVLGLSFLFKLEDSSVERHRGERRVRTFDEESVVSKDDVRSEISELPEQEIQLDDAESDKDDEQDAESAKAHQEFERATETEATETLPGKVAALSIVKESEEETNSKDASEVQQKEHDEDQDLPQFPDTHIKVEHDTGKVSVRPDPILHRLTSEPDSESVIFLGDDKPYIIQPSAPRKKQISKSKQKAKDLKEKEQKAKEAQSAPVKEDQQKQGQLKRGQKAKMRKIKEKYKDQDDDDRKLIMEILKSAGNRKQDEETKEESNPRKDGEGGDKDRKRTPRLKPGEFEELGDDTPAAADLDMLDALTGQPVEEDELLFAVPVVAPYQSLHNYKYKVKLTPGTGKRGKASKMALQIFLKDKQCTAREKDLLKAIKDEVLARNIPGKVKLSAPQMQKVRK; this is encoded by the exons ATGACGAAAACACGCTTCAACACATACGATGTCGTGTGCTCCGTTACGGAGTTACAGAA ATTGATTGGTATGCGAGTGAACCAAATTTATGACATCGACAACAAAACGTATCTGATCCGATTGGCTCGGAATGAGGAGAAGgtagtgctgctgctggaatCTGGATTGCGCTTCCACACCACCAGCTTCGAGTGGCCAAAGAACATGGCTCCGTCCGGCTTTACGATGAAAATGCGTAagcatttgaaaaacaaacgtcTCGAAAGCCTGCAGCAATTGGGTGTGGATCGTATTGTTGATTTTCAGTTCGGAACCGGTGAAGCAGCGTATCATATCATACTGGAACTGTACGACAGAGGCAACATACTGCTCACGGATTGTGATTTGCGCATTCTGAACATTCTCAGACCGCACGTAGAAGGTGAAGAACTGCGGTTCGCGGTGCGCGAAAAATATCCCAAGGATCGTGCCAAACAGGACAACGGTCCGCCGTCGATGGAACAGATCAAAGAAGCGATTGAAAAGGCCCACCCGGGCGACACGTTGCGTACGGCGCTGAACCCGATACTGGAGTACGGTGCGTCGGTAATTGACCACGTACTGCACAAGCAAGGACTGTTCGGGTGTCGTATTGGGGGTGAGGTTCCGGCCGATCCAGCACTTCCAAAGAaagtgaagaagaaacagaaaaacattGCGAAAGAGTTCTCGAAAGTATTTAACATGGACACAGACCTTGCTGCCTTGATGAGTGCCATCAATGATGCGGAAAACATGCTTCGCGAGGCACAGAAACAACCTTCCCCTGGGTACATCATACAGAAGAAGGAAGTGAAACCCACAAAGGAAGGCGAAAAGGAAGAGTATTACTTCACGAATTTGGAGTATCAACCGTACTTGTACAACCAATACCAGGGAGAACCGGTCAAGGCGTTCGACTCGTTCGCGATAGCGGTAGATGAGTTTTACTCCTCGCTTGAAAGTCAAAAGATTGATCTTAAAGCATTTGCTCAGGAGCGTGAAGCGCTAAAGAAGCTGTCCAACGTAAAGACCGATCATGCTAAACGTATCGAAGAACTAACGAAGGTGCAGCTAGAAGATCGCAAAAAGGCAGAATTGATCACACGCAACCAAGATTTGGTTAACAAAGCTTTGCTAGCAGTGCAGAGCGCACTGGCAGCTCAAATGTCCTGGACCGACATACAGGATTTGGTGAAGGCTGCCCAAGCAAACAAAGATCCTGTGGCATCCTGTATTCGGCAGCTAAAGCTTGAAATTAATCACATCTCGTTGTATCTTACCGATCCGTACGCGTCTTTGGATGAGGAAAACAGTGAAGATGACGACGAAAGCGAACGTGAAGACGATGAGGCCAGGTTGGAACCGATGGTCGTTGACGTCGATCTGGCATTGTCGGCTTTCGCCAATGCGAGACGTTATTACGATCAGCGTCGCTTTGCGGCTCGCAAAGAACAGAAAACGATCGAGTCCAGTTCGAAAGCGTTGAAAAACGCGGAACGAAAAACGATACAGACCCTTAAAGACGTCCGCACGCAGACCACAATCTCGAAAGTGCGCAAGGTGTATTGGTTCGAGAAGTTCTATTGGTTTGTTAGCTCGGAGAACTATTTGGTTATTGGTGGGCGGGATCAGCAGCAAAACGAGCTAATTGTGAAGCGTTACATGAGACCGACGGACATTTATGTGCATGCCGAAATTCAAGGCGCTTCGAGCGTGATAATCAAAAATCCTGCCGGCGGTGAGATTCCACCGAAAACGTTGCTCGAGGCCGGCACTATGGCCATCTCGTACAGCGTTGCTTGGGATGCAAAGGTAGTGACGAGCGCCTACTGGGTGCGCAGTGAGCAGGTTAGCAAGACGGCCCCAACGGGAGAATATCTCACGACCGGTAGTTTCATGATCCGAGGGCGAAAAAATTTCCTACCACCTTGCCACTTGGTATTGGGATTGTCATTTCTTTTCAAGCTGGAAGATAGCTCGGTCGAGCGTCATCGTGGTGAGCGCCGGGTGCGGACGTTCGATGAAGAATCGGTCGTCAGTAAGGATGATGTGCGGTCGGAAATTTCCGAGCTTCCCGAGCAGGAGATTCAGCTAGACGATGCCGAATCGGACAAGGATGACGAGCAGGATGCAGAATCTGCAAAGGCTCATCAAGAGTTCGAACGAGCTACAGAAACCGAAGCTACAGAAACACTACCTGGTAAGGTTGCAGCGTTGTCCATAGTAAAAGAATCCGAAGAAGAAACCAACTCAAAAGACGCATCGGAAGTCCAGCAAaaggaacatgatgaagatcAAGATTTGCCCCAGTTCCCGGACACGCACATCAAAGTGGAACACGATACGGGCAAAGTGTCGGTGCGACCGGATCCCATTTTGCACCGGTTGACGTCAGAACCGGATTCCGAATCGGTGATTTTCCTCGGCGATGATAAACCTTACATAATTCAACCATCCGCACCACGCAAGAAACAAATCTCCAAGAGCAAGCAGAAGGCAAAGGATCTAAAGGAAAAGGAACAGAAAGCAAAGGAAGCACAAAGTGCACCAGTGAAGGAGGACCAACAAAAGCAAGGCCAACTGAAGCGTGGTCAGAAGGCAAAGATGCGCAAAATCAAGGAGAAATACAAGGACCAAGATGACGACGATCGGAAACTAATAATGGAGATTCTGAAATCGGCCGGCAATCGGAAGCAGGACGAGGAAACGAAGGAGGAATCGAATCCACGCAAGGATGGAGAGGGTGGTGATAAAGATCGGAAGCGCACGCCCCGTTTGAAGCCGGGAGAGTTTGAAGAGCTGGGTGATGATACGCCCGCCGCTGCCGATTTGGACATGCTGGATGCGCTTACCGGCCAACCGGTAGAAGAGGACGAGCTGCTGTTTGCCGTGCCTGTGGTGGCTCCCTATCAATCGCTGCACAACTATAAGTACAAGGTGAAGCTTACACCCGGTACAGGAAAGCGCGGAAAGGCCAGCAAGATGGCTCTGCAAATTTTTCTCAAAGATAAGCAATGTACGGCACGGGAAAAGGATCTGCTGAAGGCGATAAAGGATGAGGTGCTGGCTCGAAACATTCCCGGCAAGGTGAAACTGTCCGCACCCCAGATGCAGAAGGTTCGAAAGTAA